In Bacteroidales bacterium, a single window of DNA contains:
- a CDS encoding GntR family transcriptional regulator: MEKLYQKLHGNLKSLIIGGIYHEGDLLPSENELMQSHGVTRSTVRQALVELVREGYIVKQQGKGSIVQKQRRRTLGLLSVKGFSEVVSSNHLAVHTVMIQKPVVTSWIEPFFYPLDETEWSAGCIYLKRIRCVDDEPVMLESTYIPNVNLPRFCSSPFVRGSLFETLSVNHQVEITRVDQDLRAVTAGAEASEHLGVQAGSPLLHIFIKFHSNREHLNVYSSLLCNTMNYSIGNKL; this comes from the coding sequence TTATCATGAAGGTGACCTGCTTCCTTCGGAAAATGAACTGATGCAGTCGCATGGCGTTACACGGAGTACGGTTCGCCAGGCGCTTGTAGAACTGGTGCGTGAAGGATACATTGTAAAACAGCAGGGTAAGGGCAGTATCGTTCAGAAACAGAGGCGCCGGACCCTGGGCTTACTTTCGGTTAAAGGTTTTTCAGAGGTAGTGAGCAGCAACCACCTTGCTGTTCATACCGTGATGATTCAAAAACCGGTTGTGACAAGCTGGATTGAACCATTTTTTTATCCCCTTGATGAGACGGAGTGGTCGGCAGGCTGTATTTATCTTAAACGCATCCGTTGTGTAGACGATGAGCCTGTAATGCTTGAATCTACGTACATTCCAAATGTCAACCTGCCGAGGTTTTGCAGCAGCCCTTTTGTGCGGGGTTCTCTTTTCGAGACACTAAGCGTAAATCATCAGGTAGAAATTACACGGGTCGACCAGGACCTCAGGGCGGTTACGGCGGGGGCAGAGGCATCGGAGCATCTCGGCGTACAAGCCGGAAGCCCGTTGTTGCATATATTTATTAAGTTTCACAGCAATCGCGAACACCTCAATGTTTACAGTTCGCTGCTATGTAATACCATGAATTATTCAATAGGAAATAAACTTTGA
- the deoC gene encoding deoxyribose-phosphate aldolase, translating into MNKIQELAAMIDHSVLQPTYTDEDLKKQCEVARKYKVASVCVKPYAVRMAASLLKGSDVKVGCVIGFPHGNSSTAVKVFETEQACNDGAVEIDMVINIGKALGGEWDYVEREIKAITDCCHRNNAIVKVIFETDYMTRKEDKIRLCEICTKAGADFVKTSTGYGYVKQPNGFFSYTGATVEDVKLMREHSGPRVQVKCAGGVRTLDDLLKMKDAGATRSGATATETILKEASDRFGLPL; encoded by the coding sequence ATGAATAAAATTCAGGAACTTGCAGCCATGATTGATCACTCGGTACTTCAACCTACTTATACCGATGAGGATCTGAAAAAACAATGTGAGGTGGCCAGGAAATACAAAGTGGCTTCAGTGTGTGTTAAACCCTACGCAGTGCGGATGGCTGCATCGCTTTTGAAAGGCTCTGATGTAAAAGTGGGATGTGTGATTGGTTTCCCTCATGGAAACAGCTCAACAGCCGTAAAGGTGTTTGAAACAGAACAGGCATGCAACGACGGGGCAGTCGAGATTGATATGGTGATTAATATCGGAAAAGCCCTGGGAGGCGAATGGGATTACGTGGAAAGGGAAATTAAAGCGATAACTGATTGTTGTCACAGGAATAACGCCATTGTCAAGGTGATTTTCGAAACCGATTACATGACCAGGAAAGAAGATAAGATCAGGCTTTGTGAAATCTGCACAAAAGCCGGTGCTGATTTTGTGAAAACATCAACCGGTTATGGTTATGTTAAACAGCCGAACGGGTTTTTCAGCTACACCGGGGCTACTGTTGAAGATGTGAAACTGATGAGGGAACATTCTGGTCCCCGGGTTCAGGTTAAATGTGCCGGAGGTGTCAGAACCCTGGATGATTTGCTCAAAATGAAAGATGCCGGGGCCACCCGTTCTGGAGCCACAGCAACAGAAACTATTTTAAAGGAAGCATCGGATCGGTTTGGCTTGCCTTTGTAG
- a CDS encoding SGNH/GDSL hydrolase family protein, translating to MRKLFLSIAILIVMISCEKNNTISGLFGTRNNIAYIGRFDRQTGDRAVFMYSGSAIRTNFTGTSVKILLRDDSLRNLFNVIIDGNLSVLKTSDTMEYMLAENLQDKVHSLEIVRRTEWFAGNTTFMGFKLDDGAELMKPEMKPHILEFIGDSYICGYGNEGKSPDEPFKYETENSYMSYGAITSRSLNSEFISVSYSGFGLVQDYNGNKNNSLIHHYDRVINNSSQKWNYSEYKPDAVVVALGGNDVESGVDSALFVSTYVKFLKRIRNNYGNTMIVCIAGPSAPNEFWPVLRAYIKAAAEDFAQTDDRVQYFEFTPFTPHGSNAHPNVAEHKQLADEFAPFLRGVMGW from the coding sequence ATGAGAAAGCTGTTTTTGTCCATTGCCATTCTGATTGTTATGATTTCATGTGAGAAGAATAATACCATTTCTGGCTTATTCGGTACCCGGAACAATATTGCCTATATAGGGAGATTTGACCGCCAGACAGGGGATCGTGCGGTATTCATGTATTCGGGTTCTGCTATCCGGACCAATTTTACCGGAACATCGGTTAAGATACTTCTGCGTGATGATAGTCTGAGGAATCTTTTCAATGTGATCATTGATGGTAATCTTTCTGTTCTGAAAACTTCAGATACAATGGAATACATGCTGGCTGAAAACCTGCAGGACAAAGTTCACTCTCTTGAAATCGTCAGAAGGACTGAATGGTTTGCCGGCAATACAACGTTTATGGGATTTAAACTGGATGATGGAGCCGAATTGATGAAACCTGAAATGAAACCTCATATACTTGAATTCATCGGAGATTCGTATATATGCGGTTATGGCAATGAAGGGAAAAGTCCTGATGAGCCCTTCAAATATGAAACAGAAAACAGCTATATGAGCTATGGCGCAATAACTTCAAGATCGCTGAATTCGGAATTTATTTCTGTATCTTATTCGGGATTCGGACTGGTCCAGGATTACAATGGAAATAAGAATAATTCCCTTATCCATCATTATGACAGGGTTATCAATAACAGTTCACAAAAATGGAATTATTCAGAATACAAACCTGATGCTGTTGTTGTTGCACTCGGGGGCAATGATGTGGAATCAGGCGTAGACAGTGCTCTTTTCGTTTCCACTTATGTGAAATTTTTGAAAAGGATAAGGAATAACTATGGCAATACGATGATAGTATGTATTGCCGGCCCTTCAGCACCCAATGAGTTTTGGCCTGTGCTTAGAGCATATATAAAAGCTGCGGCTGAAGATTTTGCACAGACCGATGACAGGGTGCAATATTTCGAATTTACGCCCTTCACGCCTCATGGAAGCAATGCACATCCGAATGTAGCCGAACACAAGCAACTTGCTGACGAATTTGCGCCGTTTTTAAGGGGAGTTATGGGGTGGTAG